The Methanocella arvoryzae MRE50 DNA window GGATATGCTCGCGGGCCTGCCCTGGTTTATCGAGGCCAACCCGATCATGATCAAGATCGCGCACATCATGTTCACCGAGATGTATCACAACGACCGCATCCGCGACTACGTGCGGAGAGAGTATATCGAAAGGGGAGACGCGACGACCGAAGCCATCTTCAAGGAGCAGATGGAAGCAGGAAAAATCAGGCCCTGCAACGTGAGGGCGCTCTCCGGGCTCTTCAACGCGTACAGGTTCTCGTGGATCTTCAAGAGCTTCGTCTTCGATTACGGCAAGCCCCTCGACATGGATGAGATAAAGGCAGATCTGGAAGCCCAGATCGGATTGTTTGAGGACTTGCTGAAGCCGGAGAGTTCGTGAGCATATGCCCATGTGGCATTAAAACTCTGGCATGCAGATCAGGACAGGTAAGAATTTAGCCTATCGCAACAATATTTTTTACAGTATGCCCGGGCTACGCTCACGCCCTGGACTGCTCCGGAGGTCACGATGGATTACAGCAAGAGAGATGGCCGGGTAGACGAGTGCTTTACCCACGACATGGCAGACATGATCGCCGCAGGCGTGCTCAGGCGCAGCCACGCCATGGCCAGGCCGTTTCAGGTGAGCTATGACCCGCACTGCGGCTTTTGCAGAAAAAACAGGCTCATCGTGCTGATCAACGAGGAGTACGAGCACCCGGAGCCCACTTTTATCAGGCGCCTGCCTGTCAGCGTAGCCGCCCTGAGCTACGATCAGACTTTTCCCGGCCGCTCGGTGGTCATCCTGCGGGACCACGTGACTGACCTGAACGAACTGATGAAGTACAAGCAGATGCTGTTCATGGCATTCATGGAGGACGTGTCGGCCACGGTCGATGCATTAAAAGTAGTCTGCAACCCGGACCGCATGAACTACGCCATCTACATGAACCAGAACGAGCACCTGCACGTCCACCTCATCCCCCGGTACAAAAGGGAGGGAGACGCGTATTACGGCCCTCCGCCGTTCAGGGGAATAAACCAGATGTTCCCGGACTTCGACTACCGCTCGCTGGCGGTGAGAATCCGCAGGAACCTGAAATTCGAGCAGTCGGAGCTCAGCAAGTACTGCGAACAGCTCATTAATCAAGGGCTTCCACCATAGGTGCCGCTATAGGTAGCCAGAGGCCCGCCACGGGTACAGGATAAAGCTAGCCGTCGTTCTCGTAATACAGCTTCGGCGGAGGGAACAGATCCGGGTAGTCCCGGGCAATGCGGTCGGGGTCTTTGTGAATGTTGCGTAGCGCCCTCAGCGCCTCGGCACATTCTTTGGGATCCCGAGTTTCTCTCACCCGGTCCACGATGGAGCAGGTGCCTTTTTCGGAGAACGCCCTGCAGGTCTGGTCGCAGATCTGGTTCTTTTCGAAGAAGCACTTTTTGAATGCGATCTTCTTGCCGCCGCCGAACAATTTCTTCAGGAATCCGAACACTCTGGTACCTCAGTTAGTCATGAGCTTGACGTAGATGTCTTCCAGCGCCGACTGGCGGACCGACAGGTCGACCAGCGCCCAGTTGTTGTCGGAGATGTTGTGGAGCAGGCCGGCGATTTCGCTTATGTCGGCGGTCTTGAACACGTAGTTGCCCTCGTGCTGCTCATAATCGAGGCTCTGATCTGCCTTAAAGATTACCTGGTACTCCCGGATGCCCAGGCTCCTGCGGATAGCCTCCATATTGTCGCAGACCAGTAGCCTGCCGTCCTTCATGATGGCCACCCGGTCGCAGATGTACTCGATGTGGAAGAGGTTATGGGCGCTGAGCACGATGGTCTTGCCCTGGCCCCGGAGCTGCTTGAGGTAGTCGATGATGAAGAAAGAGGTCAGCGGGTCGAGGCCCGAGTTGGGCTCGTCGAGGATCAGGAGGGATGGGTCGTGGAGCAGGCATCTCGCGATGGCTACCTTACGCTTCATGCCCTTTGATAGTTCCCCGGTCAGCTTTTTCTGGTCCTTCAGCTTCAGCGAGCCGAGCAGCTCGTCTATCCGGGCCTTAGCGGCTTTCTTAGGCATGCCGTACAGCTCGGAGAAAAACAGCAGGTACTCCTCTACAGTCATGTTCTCGTACAGGGGGCTCTCCTCTGGCAGGTAGCCGATCTGCCGCTTGACGTTTGTGCTGTCCCGGGACATGTCCCTTCCCAGGATCTCCACTGAGCCGGCCGTGGGAGCCACCAGGCCCACCATCATCTTTAGCGTGGTGCTCTTTCCCGCGCCGTTGTGGCCAATGATGCCAAGAATTTCGCCTTGCCGGACCTCCAGGTTCAGATCGCTGACCGCGGCAAAATGTTTATATAATTTCGTAACCCCTGTCAGTTTAATCATTATCTTTCCAATAAATAGAATAATTGATAATCTTTTCGTGCGCATCGGGGCGGGGGCGAACGAGCGAGTGAGTGAGCGAGCGGGCGTGATGGGGTTCCGATGAAGAATATACTGATCATCGCTACGAGGGAAGTAAAGCGCTTTAGCACCCGTTTCCGGGGCAACTCCCGGGCCCTGATCCTGGCGATCATCGCCGCCTCGCTGCTCATCTCTTATTTCGTCTCCCAGGGCGGGCTGACGCTGAGCAAGGGCATGTACACGGTGGGAGTGTCTGCCGATGGGCCGGCCATCGACGACAGCCGCTTCCGTCTGGTTTACACAGACCCTTCGACGGGGTACAATCTGGTGCGTAACAACTCCATCGATGCCTACGTGAGTGCAGATACGGTAACAGGCAGGAGCGATTCCCGGTCGAGGTATGCGATAGGCGCGCTCAAGCAGTACCTGGAAAAGCAGGAGCTCGAAAGGATCACCGAGCAGTATGACATCGACAGGGCTTATCCCCTACGCATCGAGACTCATTACTTAAACGTCAATACTACCGCGCAGGCCGCTGGCGGGTCAATCACGGACCTCATCGGGCATATACCAGAGCCGGCCGCATCGGAAGCCCCGGTGCCGACCCCTACGACGAGCGCTCCAGTAGTAACAGTGACTGCGATTCCTGCTCCGACGCCAACTGGTGGCGGCACCGGCAGCACTGGCAGCACCACAGATGCGGCTGTGAAAGCACAGCTTGAGCAGGCGATGAACGGCACCCAGCCTAAGTTCAAGGCCCAGTTCGTCTCGGAGAACGAGATCATCGTCCCCTCGCTGATGAACCCGCCGGTGCCCCTGTCCCAGGTCATCATTGCGTTCCTCTACATCGTGCCTATCTTCTTCATCAGCGTGTTCTTCACGAGCAGCTTCATGGACGAAAAGATCAACAGAAAGCTGAACATCCTCATGTCGACGCCCGTCTCTGCCCTCGACGTCATCATGGGCAAGATGCTGCCCTATCTGGCCTTCGCCCTCGTCGTCATCGTGGGCGTGACGCTGGCGCTGAACGGCAACCTGCTGCTCGCCATCGCCATCTTCACCCCGATCGTCCTCTTTATCTTCGCCGTCTACCTGATGGTGGCGCTGTTCTACCGCACGTACAAAGACCAGACGTTCTTCTCTATGGCGGCGATCACCTTCATCACCGGGTACCTCGTGTTCCCCGCCCTGTTCACCGGGATCAACAACCTGAGCTTCATATCGCCCCTGACGCTGGCGGTCCAGATGTACCGGGGGGAAAGCTTCGGCCTGCTGGAGTACACGTTCTCCACCCTGCCGATGTACCTTGTGTTCCTGCTGGCGATGTACGTGGGCGTGCGCATCTTCAACGAAGAGTACCTGCTGAGCTACGGGCCGCTATACAGGAAAGTCGGGGACGCGATCTACCTGGCCATCAACAAGAATCATGTTTATCTGTCGATCGCCCTGCTGAGCCTGCTCCTGATACCAGCCGTCTTTATGGTCCAGCTCATCATCGTAGCCCTGGCGACCAACATCCAGCAGATGTTCCTCATGTTCATCGTGCTCCTCGTCTTCAGCGCTCTCGTGGAAGAGATCGCCAAGTCCGCCGGCATCGTGATGCTGCTGGAGAACGGCATGCTCAAGTCTTACAAAGAGATCGTGGCGCTCTCGTTCCTGTCCGCCCTCGGGTTCCTGATCGGGGAAAAGGCGCTGCTGTACCTGTCGCTGGGCATCATCTCCGGCAACGTCCTCATGGAGGCTATCAACGACGCGGGACTTTTACTGATACCGCTCGTCGCGCACTTCATCTTCACAACCATCGTATGCGTCTCTACGAGGAAGCTGGGCACGAAATGGTATATTGTGGCCGTGCTGGCGGGCACGCTGGTGCACACGACCTATAACATTTACAACTTAAGAGCTGCGGGGTTATTCTGATGGGCGCCTTCTGGACCATATTCAATAAAGAGATCAGGGCGATAGGCAAGGAAAAGACGATCGTGCTGGCCATCGTGATCCAGCTGATCATCGCCTCGCTGTCCTCCGTCATCCTGATCGGCCTCATGTCGTTCTACGACCCGGGCACCATCGGCCAGAACACCAACATAAAGCTTAACGTCGGCATCATCTGCGCCGAAAACACACAGCTGATCCAGGACCTGCGGCGGGCGCACGTCAACACGACATACTACGACAACCCGGAGATCGCCCAGCAAGCCTTCGCCGGAGGCAGCCTCGACGCGGTTATCTATGTACCGCAGTATACGGGCGGCCCCATGGATTTGAAGCTGTTCCTGCCCGAATCCGACTCCAGGAGCACCGTCATCCTGATGGTGCTGAAAGAGCCGCTCAAGAAGTTCGAAAACCAGCTCCGGACAGCCCAGGGCATAGACATCAAATTCGCGGAAGTCACAGGCCGGTCGAGCACGACCTACGAGTTCCTGTTCTCCTTCATCGTACCCATGCTCATGCTGTTCCCCGCCTTCATCGCCGGCAGCATTGTGATCGACACCCTCTCCGAAGAGTTCGAGAGCAAGACAATAGACACCCTGCTCGCCGCCCCCGTAGCTCTCAAAGATATGATCGCCGGCAAGCTCGCCGCATCGATCTTCATCGCCGTAGTCCAGTGCATCCTCTGGTCGATACTCCTGTCCTTCAACAGGATATACATCCAGAACGTAGTCCTCGTCATCGTCATGGCCGGACTGATAGCCGCTTTCGTAGCCACCGGCTCAGCCCTGATAGCGCTGTACTTCAAAGACAGGGAAAGATCCCAGTTCATCTACTCCGTCCTCCTCATCACCGTCGCCAGCCTCAGCTACCTCGTCGAGCCCTCGCCCATCGGCCTCATCACCAGGCTCGCCACCGGAGCGCCGGGCGTCGGGGCGATCAACGTTTTACTGTACGTCATACCGCTCGTCTTGCTGCTCGCTGCGATAATGTTAAACACTAAGCGGCTTGTTGCGCTGAAAGCTTGAACAAAAACACCAGTTCAAGGATATTTTCACCACAGAGACACAGAGAACGGCTCACCACAGAGACACAGAGAAACACAGAGACGCACAGAGATTTTTAATTG harbors:
- a CDS encoding TetR/AcrR family transcriptional regulator; protein product: MRKESMGEKKQAGRTGRPARVPGEKHTKEKIFDAAVDLFAEKGYDRTSIRDIAGAVGIAESAVYRHYQSKEAILDAIFDYMESQIYAPLPPAPDAENRQESSIFRDMLAGLPWFIEANPIMIKIAHIMFTEMYHNDRIRDYVRREYIERGDATTEAIFKEQMEAGKIRPCNVRALSGLFNAYRFSWIFKSFVFDYGKPLDMDEIKADLEAQIGLFEDLLKPESS
- a CDS encoding ABC transporter ATP-binding protein; its protein translation is MIKLTGVTKLYKHFAAVSDLNLEVRQGEILGIIGHNGAGKSTTLKMMVGLVAPTAGSVEILGRDMSRDSTNVKRQIGYLPEESPLYENMTVEEYLLFFSELYGMPKKAAKARIDELLGSLKLKDQKKLTGELSKGMKRKVAIARCLLHDPSLLILDEPNSGLDPLTSFFIIDYLKQLRGQGKTIVLSAHNLFHIEYICDRVAIMKDGRLLVCDNMEAIRRSLGIREYQVIFKADQSLDYEQHEGNYVFKTADISEIAGLLHNISDNNWALVDLSVRQSALEDIYVKLMTN
- a CDS encoding HIT family protein; translated protein: MDYSKRDGRVDECFTHDMADMIAAGVLRRSHAMARPFQVSYDPHCGFCRKNRLIVLINEEYEHPEPTFIRRLPVSVAALSYDQTFPGRSVVILRDHVTDLNELMKYKQMLFMAFMEDVSATVDALKVVCNPDRMNYAIYMNQNEHLHVHLIPRYKREGDAYYGPPPFRGINQMFPDFDYRSLAVRIRRNLKFEQSELSKYCEQLINQGLPP
- a CDS encoding ABC transporter; this encodes MKNILIIATREVKRFSTRFRGNSRALILAIIAASLLISYFVSQGGLTLSKGMYTVGVSADGPAIDDSRFRLVYTDPSTGYNLVRNNSIDAYVSADTVTGRSDSRSRYAIGALKQYLEKQELERITEQYDIDRAYPLRIETHYLNVNTTAQAAGGSITDLIGHIPEPAASEAPVPTPTTSAPVVTVTAIPAPTPTGGGTGSTGSTTDAAVKAQLEQAMNGTQPKFKAQFVSENEIIVPSLMNPPVPLSQVIIAFLYIVPIFFISVFFTSSFMDEKINRKLNILMSTPVSALDVIMGKMLPYLAFALVVIVGVTLALNGNLLLAIAIFTPIVLFIFAVYLMVALFYRTYKDQTFFSMAAITFITGYLVFPALFTGINNLSFISPLTLAVQMYRGESFGLLEYTFSTLPMYLVFLLAMYVGVRIFNEEYLLSYGPLYRKVGDAIYLAINKNHVYLSIALLSLLLIPAVFMVQLIIVALATNIQQMFLMFIVLLVFSALVEEIAKSAGIVMLLENGMLKSYKEIVALSFLSALGFLIGEKALLYLSLGIISGNVLMEAINDAGLLLIPLVAHFIFTTIVCVSTRKLGTKWYIVAVLAGTLVHTTYNIYNLRAAGLF
- a CDS encoding ABC transporter permease produces the protein MGAFWTIFNKEIRAIGKEKTIVLAIVIQLIIASLSSVILIGLMSFYDPGTIGQNTNIKLNVGIICAENTQLIQDLRRAHVNTTYYDNPEIAQQAFAGGSLDAVIYVPQYTGGPMDLKLFLPESDSRSTVILMVLKEPLKKFENQLRTAQGIDIKFAEVTGRSSTTYEFLFSFIVPMLMLFPAFIAGSIVIDTLSEEFESKTIDTLLAAPVALKDMIAGKLAASIFIAVVQCILWSILLSFNRIYIQNVVLVIVMAGLIAAFVATGSALIALYFKDRERSQFIYSVLLITVASLSYLVEPSPIGLITRLATGAPGVGAINVLLYVIPLVLLLAAIMLNTKRLVALKA